The sequence CAGCAACAGCACGGTGACGGCGACCGCGACGGCGGTCCCGCCGAACGCCTCCGGCAGGTACGGGTTCTGCAGCATGTGCACCGTCGCGTCGGCCGACGAGAGGGTGATCGTGACGATCCACGAGGTGGCGACGAAACCGAGCAGCACCAGCACGAATATCTTGCCGCGCCAGAACGGCAACAACCGCTCCAGCATCGCCACCGAGCCCTGGCCGTGCGGGCTGTCCCGGGCCACCCGACGGTACATCGGCAGCATCCCGAACAGGGTCAGCACCACGATCAGCAACGTCGCCGCCGGGGACAGCGCCCCGGCGGCCAGCGCCGCGATGCCCGGCAGGTACGAAAGGGTGGAGAAGTAGTCCACGCCGGTCAGGCACATCACCCGCCACCAGGCGTGCGACCGGGCCTGCCCCTCGGCGGTCTCCGGGCCGACCGGCTGCACCTGGTGGACGAACAGCCAGCGGCGCAGCCGACTCTCCGGCCGGACCGGGCCCGCCGGGACCGCCACCTGCTCGGGAACGGTGACCGCCCGGCCCGCCCGCTCGCCCTTGTGGGTCGGGTCCCGCGCGGCGCGCAGCGCGGGCTCGGGCGCCCCGGGCGCCGGACGACGGCGTTCCCGGCCTCGTCGCCCCCTGGTCCCGTCCCCCATGCCCCCGCCCTCGCCGTTGTTGAACCGACCGTAGGTGGTGGTCGGACGCCACCTCGCCGGAAACGGCCGTTGCCCGCCGTGCCGGCCCGGCCGTCGCCCCACCTGGGCCGGGGCCGGACCGGCCGCTCGCTCAGCCGCCGCCCGGCGCCGTCAGCACCCGGGCCAGGACGGCGGGGTCGACCACGGTGACCGTCATCCCGGGGTGCCGCAGCCAGTCCCCGGGCAGCAGGGCGGGCACCGGCCGGACGAAACGCACACAGAGCCCGGCCACGGTGCTGCTACCGAAGGTGACCCCCCGGTCCGCACCGGACAGATGCGGACCGATCGCCCGCCACCAGCGGTACGGACCACCCAGTTCCACGCCGGCGACGTTCTCCCGGCCGGTACGCAGGCGCCACGGCCCGAACCGAACCGCCAGATCGGCGGCGTCGACCCGCACCCAGGCTGTCGACGGCCGGACCCCGAGCAGGGCCAGCAACGGGCGCAGCGGTGGGTCGAACCGGAAGTCGAAGAGTCGTCCGTTCATCCCCGGGCTCCCCGGCCGGCGCGGTCTCCCGGCCGCGCGGGGCGAGGCGGAGCGGCGGGACGCGGTCGGGGCCGGGTGGCGGGACGGCGCCGGGACACAGCGGTCATGGCGGCGGCGTACCCCGCAAGGGCCGGCCGACACCCCCGGGCCGGCCGGCCCCTGATCCCCGTGGTCACCCTCCGGGCGATGCCGCCCGGGCGGGTCGGATGTCCCCGCGCTCCGCCCCCGTGGCGGAGCGCGGGAACCCCGTACCGGCTACTGCAGGAACGCCCCGAGGGGCGACAGCAGCAACCGACCGAGCGCGGCGGCGGTGTCGTCGAGCCGCCTGCGCTCACGCTCGTGCAGGTGCGGGTCGTGCCGACACCGCCAGACCCGCTGCGCGTTGCGCCAGGCGACATCCCGCGTGTACCCGATCAGCTCACCCTGGTACCAGTCGTCGATGTCGCCGTTGAGCATGTCGATGAGCAGTTGCCACTGCTCGAGATAGCCCCGGCGCAGGCCAGGGATCTTGTCGGCGAAGATCTTGTTGATCTCCAGGTAGTCGCGGTGCTGATCGCTGCCGTCGACCGGCTCGGACTCCAGGTGGTCGAACGTGGTCACCAGCGCGAACGGCAGGTCGAAGTTGATGTGCGCGTTCACACCCGCCGCCGCCGAGGGCAGCGGACGGGCGTCCGGGCCACGCATCCGCTCGAACAGGCAGGCCCAGGCCCGCGGCGTGCTGGGGCTGGAATCGCTCCACAGCCGCAACGCGTCGAAGTACCGGGCGGCGAACTCCACATCCAGCCGGGACAGGAAGACCGGGTCGGCGAACCGGTCGGCGTAGAGCCCGTCCAGCACGCTGGTGGTGATGGTGAGATAGAGCTTGTTGAAGTCGGCCAGCGGACAGCTGTCCAGCAACGGAGGCAGGCGGACCAGCATGTCCTGCAGCTTGGTCAGGTGGTCGACCACGGCGGGCACGTCGGTCGGGTGATCGGCGAGCAGGTCGACGATGTCCCGTTGCACCGGCCCCCAGACCGGTTCGCCAACCTCGCCCTGCTCGCTCATGTCCCCTCCAGGCTGCTCGCCGACGCCGTCGTGCCGTTGCGACGCCGGGCCCAGCCTCTCAGGCACCACCCCGGTGGACATCAGTAGAACTACGTATCCGACACCTGCCCGCGGCTACGCAGGAAGATGGCGCTCGCCTGTACGCGGGTGCGCACCTGGAGCTTGTCGAAGATGTGCGAGACGTGGACACCGATCGTCCGCTCGCTGATGAACAGCCGCTGGCCGATCTCCTTGTTGGTCAGCCCCTCGGCCACCGCGGCCAGCACCTCGCGTTCCCGGACGGTCAGCGCGGCGAGTTCCTCGCCGCCCGGCCCGGCCGTCGCCGCAGCGCCCACCGGGCCACGCTCCTCCAGGGAGACCCGGGCCCGCCCCGCGAGAGTGCGGATCTCGTCGGTCAACGGCACCGCGCCGAGCCCCTGCGCCATCTGGTACGCCCGGCGGAGCAGCTTGGCGGCGGTGGCAGTCCGGCGGCGCCGCGCCAGCAGCGCCTCGGCCTGACGCAACCGCGAGTACGCCGCCGGGTACGGGTGGTTGCGATGGTCCCACTCCGCGGCGGCC is a genomic window of Micromonospora tarapacensis containing:
- a CDS encoding DUF5995 family protein, which encodes MSEQGEVGEPVWGPVQRDIVDLLADHPTDVPAVVDHLTKLQDMLVRLPPLLDSCPLADFNKLYLTITTSVLDGLYADRFADPVFLSRLDVEFAARYFDALRLWSDSSPSTPRAWACLFERMRGPDARPLPSAAAGVNAHINFDLPFALVTTFDHLESEPVDGSDQHRDYLEINKIFADKIPGLRRGYLEQWQLLIDMLNGDIDDWYQGELIGYTRDVAWRNAQRVWRCRHDPHLHERERRRLDDTAAALGRLLLSPLGAFLQ